Proteins co-encoded in one Prunus persica cultivar Lovell chromosome G6, Prunus_persica_NCBIv2, whole genome shotgun sequence genomic window:
- the LOC18773641 gene encoding homeobox-leucine zipper protein REVOLUTA, which translates to MAMAVAHHRESSSGSSINKHLDAGKYVRYTSEQVEALERVYAECPKPSSLRRQQLIRECPILSNIEPRQIKVWFQNRRCREKQRKESSRLQTVNRKLTAMNKLLMEENDRLQKQVSQLVCENGFMRQQLHTAPTTDASCDSVVTTPQHSLRDANNPAGLLSIAEETLAEFLSKATGTAVDWVQMPGMKPGPDSVGIFAISQSCSGVAARACGLVSLEPTKIAEILKDRPSWFRDCRSLEVFTMFPAGNGGTIELIYTQTYAPSTLAPARDFWTLRYTTSLDNGSFVVCERSLSGSGAGPNAASAAQFVRAEMLPSGYLIRPCEGGGSIIHIVDHLNLEAWSVPEVLRPLYESSKVVAQRMTIAALRYIRQIAQETSGEVVYSLGRQPAVLRTFSQRLIRGFNDAVNGFNDDGWSLINCDGAEDVIIAVNSTKNLTTSNPANSLALLGGGVLCAKASMLLQNVPPAVLVRFLREHRSEWADFNVDAYSAASLKAGSYAYPGMRPTRFTGGQIIMPLGHTIEHEELLEVVRLEGHSLTQEDAFASRDIHLLQICSGVDENAVGACSELVFAPIDEMFPDDAPLVPSGFRIIPLDSKTSDSKDTLATHRTLDLTSSLEVGSTTNNAAGELSSFHNTRSVLTIAFQFPFENSLQENVATMARQYVRSVISSVQRVAMAISPSGLSPSLGGPKLSPGSPEALTLAHWICQSYSFHVGAELLRPDSLGGDSMLKHLWHHQDAILCCSLKSLPVFIFANQAGLDMLETTLVALQDISLDKIFDECGRKTLCADFAKLMNQGFAHLPAGICMSTMGRHVSYEQAVAWKVLAAEENSVHCLAFSFMNWSFV; encoded by the exons ATGGCTATGGCTGTGGCTCACCACAGAGAGAGTAGTAGTGGGAGCAGCATAAACAAGCACCTTGATGCCGGTAAATATGTACGTTACACTTCTGAGCAAGTTGAAGCTCTTGAGCGAGTCTATGCTGAGTGTCCCAAGCCAAGCTCTTTGCGCAGGCAACAACTGATCCGAGAGTGCCCCATTTTATCAAACATAGAACCCAGACAGATCAAAGTCTGGTTTCAGAACCGAAG GTGTAGGGAGAAGCAGAGAAAAGAGTCCTCGCGGCTGCAGACTGTGAACAGGAAATTAACAGCAATGAACAAGCTGTTGATGGAGGAAAATGATCGACTGCAGAAACAGGTCTCTCAGCTTGTGTGTGAAAATGGGTTTATGCGTCAACAATTGCATACT GCACCAACTACTGATGCAAGCTGCGACTCTGTGGTTACAACTCCTCAGCATTCTCTCAGAGATGCTAATAACCCTGCTGG ACTTCTCTCCATAGCGGAGGAGACCTTGGCAGAGTTCCTCTCTAAGGCTACAGGAACTGCTGTCGATTGGGTCCAGATGCCTGGGATGAAg CCTGGTCCGGATTCGGTTGGGATCTTTGCCATTTCACAAAGTTGCAGTGGAGTGGCAGCTAGAGCCTGCGGTCTTGTAAGTTTAGAGCCAACGAAG ATTGCAGAGATCCTTAAAGATCGTCCATCTTGGTTCCGGGACTGTCGGAGCCTTGAAGTTTTTACCATGTTTCCTGCTGGAAATGGTGGAACTATAGAACTTATTTATACACAG ACATATGCTCCATCTACATTGGCTCCTGCAAGGGATTTCTGGACTCTAAGATACACTACAAGTTTAGATAATGGCAGTTTTGTG GTATGTGAGAGATCTCTTTCTGGTTCTGGCGCTGGCCCAAATGCAGCTTCCGCTGCACAGTTTGTTAGAGCTGAAATGCTTCCAAGTGGTTATCTGATTCGACCATGTGAAGGTGGAGGATCAATCATTCATATTGTTGACCACCTGAATCTTGAG GCATGGAGTGTGCCAGAGGTTCTGCGACCGCTTTATGAATCATCCAAAGTGGTAGCACAAAGAATGACTATTGCG GCATTGCGCTATATCAGGCAAATAGCTCAGGAAACAAGCGGTGAAGTGGTGTACAGTTTGGGCAGGCAGCCAGCTGTTCTGCGAACTTTTAGCCAAAGATTGATCAG AGGGTTCAATGATGCTGTCAATGGGTTCAATGACGATGGCTGGTCATTGATCAACTGTGATGGTGCTGAAGATGTTATAATTGCAGTTAATTCAACCAAGAATTTAACTACTTCGAATCCTGCTAATTCCCTTGCATTACTTGGAGGAGGTGTTCTCTGTGCAAAGGCTTCCATGTTACTCCAA AATGTGCCCCCTGCTGTGCTGGTTCGCTTCTTGAGGGAGCACCGTTCAGAGTGGGCTGATTTCAATGTTGATGCCTACTCTGCTGCATCTTTGAAAGCTGGTTCCTATGCTTATCCAGGGATGAGGCCAACAAGGTTTACTGGCGGCCAAATTATCATGCCACTTGGCCACACAATTGAACACGAAGAG TTGCTTGAAGTCGTTCGACTTGAAGGCCATTCTCTCACTCAAGAAGATGCCTTTGCATCAAGAGACATTCATCTCTTGCAG ATATGTAGTGGAGTGGATGAGAATGCTGTTGGAGCCTGTTCTGAACTTGTTTTTGCTCCAATTGATGAGATGTTCCCGGATGATGCTCCATTGGTTCCCTCAGGTTTCCGCATTATCCCGTTGGATTCAAAAACA AGTGATTCAAAGGATACATTGGCTACACATCGAACATTAGATCTGACATCCAGTCTTGAAGTGGGATCAACAACAAACAATGCAGCTGGAGAGTTGTCTTCGTTTCATAATACTCGATCTGTGTTGACGATTGCCTTCCAGTTTCCTTTTGAGAATAGTCTACAGGAGAATGTGGCAACCATGGCACGCCAGTATGTTCGAAGTGTCATTTCATCTGTACAGAGAGTTGCGATGGCTATATCTCCATCTGGACTGAGTCCGTCCCTGGGGGGACCAAAACTATCTCCTGGCTCTCCAGAAGCTCTGACACTGGCCCACTGGATCTGCCAGAGCTATAG TTTTCATGTTGGGGCAGAACTGCTGAGACCTGATTCCTTGGGCGGCGACTCAATGCTGAAACATTTATGGCATCACCAAGATGCCATTTTGTGTTGTTCATTGAAG TCACTCCCGGTTTTCATCTTTGCAAACCAGGCAGGGCTCGACATGCTCGAGACAACATTAGTTGCCCTTCAGGACATCTCgttggataagatttttgacGAGTGTGGACGCAAGACGTTGTGTGCTGACTTTGCTAAACTTATGAATCAG GGATTTGCTCACTTGCCAGCTGGCATTTGCATGTCCACAATGGGGCGCCACGTGTCATATGAACAAGCCGTTGCATGGAAAGTACTTGCTGCAGAAGAGAACTCTGTTCACTGCCTTGCCTTCTCCTTCATGAACTGGTCTTTTGTGTGA
- the LOC18774975 gene encoding CASP-like protein 5A2, giving the protein MNVSHGSVHPVEDVPTTDGAVPHPLRVRMKDLPGMPGTHGGLALRLSQLFFSAAALVVMATTSDFPSVTAFCYLVAAAGLQCLWSCSLAIVDVYALLVRRTLQNHRVVCFFTLGDGITSTLTFAAACASAGITVLIDNDLDSCAHNHCAQFETATAMAFISWFTALPSFLLNFWSLASR; this is encoded by the exons ATGAACGTGAGCCATGGATCGGTTCACCCAGTTGAAGATGTACCCACCACAGACGGCGCCGTTCCCCACCCGCTCCGGGTCCGAATGAAGGACCTTCCGGGCATGCCCGGCACCCACGGCGGTCTTGCCTTGCGCCTCTCCCAGCTCTTCTTCTCCGCCGCCGCTCTTGTAGTCATGGCCACCACCTCTGATTTCCCCTCAGTCACAGCCTTTTG CTACCTTGTTGCAGCTGCTGGATTGCAGTGTTTGTGGAGCTGCTCGTTGGCCATTGTTGACGTTTATGCCCTTCTAGTTAGGCGGACTTTGCAGAACCATCGAGTTGTGTGCTTTTTCACCCTTGGTGATGGG ATCACATCCACTCTAACGTTTGCTGCAGCTTGTGCTTCCGCAGGAATCACAGTTCTTATAGACAATGATCTTGATAGCTGTGCCCACAACCATTGTGCACAGTTTGAAACAGCTACAGCCATGGCCTTCATATCCTGGTTCACCGCATTACCATCTTTTCTCTTGAATTTCTGGTCACTGGCATCCCGATGA
- the LOC18772924 gene encoding 39S ribosomal protein L41-A, mitochondrial — translation MALGLILGLGRAFRRKRTSSLDILSSKRAPRDYYKGKNCKPIGFHTRKAKYVVQQEKLPNYVVPDLTDFKLKPYVSQCPRDVKTSESAGSTK, via the exons atggCATTGGGACTAATACTAGGGCTAGGAAGGGCATTTCGTCGAAAGCGCACATCATCGCTTGACATTCTTTCCTCCAAACGTGCCCCAAGGGACTACTACAAGGGGAAGAATTGCAAGCCCATTGGTTTCCACACTAGAAAAG CTAAGTATGTCGTGCAGCAGGAGAAATTACCTAACTATGTAGTCCCTGATTTAACCGACTTCAAG CTCAAACCATATGTATCTCAGTGCCCAAGAGATGTCAAGACTAGTGAGTCTGCTGGATCAACTAAATAA